From a single Shewanella denitrificans OS217 genomic region:
- the dnaK gene encoding molecular chaperone DnaK: MGKIIGIDLGTTNSCVAVLDGGKARVLENAEGDRTTPSIVAYTDEEIIVGQPAKRQAVTNPNNTFFAIKRLIGRRFKDDEVQRDVDIMPFKIIGADNGDAWVEQRGNKMAPPQVSAEILKKMKKTAEDFLGEEVTEAVITVPAYFNDSQRQATKDAGRIAGLEVKRIINEPTAAALAYGIDKKQGDNIVAVYDLGGGTFDISIIEIDSNDGDQTFEVLATNGDTHLGGEDFDNRLINYLADEFKKDQGLDLRRDPLAMQRLKEAAEKAKIELSSTNQTEVNLPYITADASGPKHLVVKVTRTKLESLVEDLIQRTLEPLKVALADADLSVSEINEVILVGGQTRMPKVQEAVTNFFGKEPRKDVNPDEAVAVGAAIQAGVLSGEVKDVLLLDVTPLSLGIETMGSVMTKLIDKNTTIPTKAQQVFSTADDNQSAVTIHVLQGERKQASANKSLGQFNLEGIEPAPRGQPQVEVMFDIDADGILHVSATDKKTGKKQNITIKASSGLSDEEVEQMVRDAEAHADEDAKFEALVQARNQADGLVHATKKQVTEAGDALASDEKEKIEAAMAAVDEATKGKDAEAIEKATQALIEASAKLMEIAQAKSQAQGGEEAQAKDAGQSNDDVVDAEFEEVKDDKK, from the coding sequence ATGGGCAAAATTATTGGTATCGACTTAGGCACAACAAATTCATGTGTGGCTGTCCTTGACGGCGGTAAAGCACGTGTTCTAGAAAACGCAGAGGGTGATCGCACTACGCCTTCTATCGTCGCTTATACCGATGAAGAAATCATTGTTGGCCAACCTGCAAAACGTCAGGCTGTGACTAACCCCAACAACACTTTCTTTGCCATTAAGCGTCTTATCGGTCGCCGTTTTAAAGATGACGAAGTTCAACGTGACGTTGATATCATGCCATTCAAAATTATCGGCGCTGATAACGGTGATGCATGGGTTGAGCAACGTGGTAACAAGATGGCACCACCACAGGTTTCTGCTGAAATCTTGAAAAAGATGAAGAAGACAGCTGAAGATTTCCTCGGTGAAGAAGTGACTGAAGCGGTTATTACCGTACCGGCTTACTTTAACGATTCACAGCGTCAAGCCACTAAAGATGCTGGCCGTATCGCAGGTCTTGAAGTTAAGCGTATCATCAACGAGCCAACAGCGGCTGCGCTTGCTTACGGTATCGACAAGAAGCAAGGCGACAATATAGTTGCAGTATACGATTTAGGTGGTGGTACATTCGATATCTCTATCATCGAAATCGACAGCAACGATGGCGACCAGACCTTTGAAGTACTGGCCACAAACGGTGACACCCACTTAGGTGGTGAAGATTTCGATAACCGTTTAATCAACTATTTAGCTGATGAATTCAAGAAAGATCAAGGTCTAGATTTACGTAGAGACCCGCTGGCGATGCAGCGTCTTAAAGAAGCGGCTGAAAAAGCAAAAATTGAACTTTCAAGCACCAACCAAACTGAAGTTAACTTGCCGTACATCACTGCCGATGCATCAGGTCCTAAGCATTTAGTGGTTAAAGTGACTCGTACTAAGTTAGAGTCTTTGGTTGAAGATTTAATCCAACGCACCTTAGAGCCACTTAAAGTTGCCCTTGCTGATGCTGATTTGTCTGTTTCTGAAATCAACGAAGTGATTTTAGTCGGTGGTCAGACTCGTATGCCTAAAGTACAAGAAGCGGTAACAAACTTCTTCGGCAAAGAGCCACGCAAAGACGTTAACCCAGATGAAGCGGTTGCTGTGGGCGCTGCAATTCAAGCTGGCGTATTGTCTGGTGAAGTTAAAGACGTATTGCTACTTGACGTTACACCACTATCTCTTGGTATCGAAACCATGGGTAGCGTAATGACTAAGCTTATCGACAAGAACACCACTATCCCGACTAAAGCGCAGCAAGTGTTCTCAACGGCTGACGATAACCAGAGCGCCGTGACCATTCACGTGCTTCAAGGTGAGCGCAAGCAAGCGAGTGCTAACAAGTCTTTAGGTCAATTCAACCTTGAAGGTATTGAGCCTGCACCACGTGGCCAACCACAAGTTGAAGTGATGTTTGACATCGATGCTGACGGTATCTTACATGTGTCAGCGACTGACAAGAAAACCGGTAAGAAGCAAAACATCACCATTAAAGCCTCTTCTGGTCTGTCGGATGAAGAAGTTGAACAAATGGTACGTGACGCTGAAGCTCACGCCGATGAAGACGCTAAGTTTGAAGCCTTAGTTCAAGCACGTAATCAAGCCGATGGCCTAGTACATGCAACTAAGAAGCAAGTGACCGAAGCTGGTGATGCATTAGCAAGTGACGAGAAAGAAAAAATCGAAGCGGCTATGGCAGCGGTTGATGAAGCGACTAAAGGCAAAGATGCTGAAGCCATCGAAAAAGCGACTCAGGCGCTGATCGAAGCCTCTGCTAAGCTGATGGAAATCGCTCAAGCTAAATCTCAAGCTCAAGGCGGCGAAGAAGCCCAAGCGAAAGATGCCGGTCAAAGCAATGACGACGTAGTAGACGCTGAGTTCGAAGAAGTTAAAGACGACAAGAAGTAA
- the dnaJ gene encoding molecular chaperone DnaJ, whose protein sequence is MSKRDYYEVLGVGRDSSERDIKKAYKRLAMKFHPDRNPGDKAAEASFKEIKEAYEILTDGDKKAAYDQFGHAGVDPNRGGGGHGGGDFGDIFGDVFGDIFGGGRRGGQRQAARGSDLRYNLELSLEEAVRGLTKELRIPTLAACDLCDGSGAKKGTSASSCGTCHGQGQVQMRQGFFAVQQACPTCHGRGKIIKDPCGKCYGEGRVEKSKTLSVKIPAGVDTGDRIRLAGEGEAGEFGAPAGDLYVQVSVREHGIFTRDGNNLYCEVPISFSKAALGGEIEVPTLDGKVSLKIPTETQTGRMFRLRGKGVKSVRSHAIGDLLCKVVMETPVNLSEQQKELLREFEASLTGAGASKKHSPKAEGFFDGVKKFFQDLNS, encoded by the coding sequence ATGTCAAAGAGAGATTATTACGAAGTATTAGGTGTGGGTCGCGATTCGAGTGAGCGTGACATCAAGAAAGCCTATAAGCGCTTAGCCATGAAATTTCACCCGGACAGAAACCCAGGTGATAAAGCGGCTGAAGCCAGCTTTAAAGAAATCAAAGAAGCCTATGAAATATTGACCGATGGCGATAAGAAAGCCGCTTATGATCAGTTTGGTCATGCAGGCGTCGATCCTAACCGTGGCGGTGGTGGTCATGGTGGCGGTGATTTCGGTGACATCTTTGGTGATGTGTTCGGTGATATTTTTGGTGGTGGTCGCCGCGGTGGTCAACGTCAAGCGGCTCGTGGTAGCGACTTACGTTACAACTTAGAGTTATCTTTGGAAGAGGCCGTTCGCGGACTCACCAAAGAGCTGCGCATTCCAACCTTAGCGGCCTGTGATTTATGTGATGGTAGTGGCGCGAAAAAGGGCACCTCGGCTTCAAGCTGTGGTACCTGTCATGGTCAAGGCCAAGTGCAGATGCGCCAGGGTTTCTTCGCCGTGCAGCAAGCCTGTCCGACCTGTCATGGCCGCGGTAAGATCATTAAAGATCCTTGTGGCAAGTGTTACGGTGAAGGCCGGGTCGAGAAGAGCAAAACTTTATCGGTTAAAATCCCAGCTGGCGTTGATACCGGTGATCGAATTCGTTTAGCCGGTGAAGGTGAAGCGGGAGAATTTGGTGCCCCAGCAGGTGATTTGTACGTCCAAGTGAGCGTGCGCGAGCACGGAATTTTCACTCGCGATGGCAATAACCTCTACTGTGAAGTGCCGATTTCATTCAGTAAAGCCGCCTTAGGTGGTGAGATTGAAGTGCCGACATTAGACGGCAAAGTCAGCCTTAAGATCCCAACTGAAACCCAAACTGGTCGCATGTTCCGTTTACGTGGCAAAGGGGTTAAGTCGGTTCGCAGTCATGCTATCGGCGATTTGCTTTGTAAAGTCGTGATGGAAACCCCGGTTAACTTGAGCGAGCAGCAAAAAGAGCTACTGCGCGAATTTGAAGCCAGCCTCACAGGGGCGGGAGCCTCTAAGAAACACAGCCCTAAGGCTGAAGGTTTCTTCGATGGGGTGAAGAAGTTCTTTCAAGACTTAAATAGCTAA
- a CDS encoding DEAD/DEAH box helicase has product MPRENSSPSEPTSSSLNHLPPQQAKLAQSVSFSQLGLTKALVTALPKALVSATDIQRLAIPAGLKGKDVLALAQTGSGKTLAFGLVILEKLLLQAKEKSVAQDKPSALVIVPTRELAQQVHHELNTVAMKLNLTSAIVCGGADLDKQIDALAQGPQLLIATPGRLLALVQEKAVSLSDIKHLVLDEADRLLEMGFWPDIQKIIAFIPANCQKLLFSATLPVPLRELADSLLYKPQRIEAKAASTQVAEIEERAYLVNKGSKAQALIALLKDAPLKQAGNKQTGIKQPSLQTLVFINGKDDADSLAKKLNKAGLNAKALHGDKEQNIREQTLAEFKQGTVTVLVATDLLARGIHLSELPQVINFALPESGATYVHRIGRTGRAGAKGLAISLVCHGESQYLEAIEAFTQRPLRLDALAGFPVTDKPAPETAANARHTDKPKRAPRDKQANRRSMNKKSIKDFQSKK; this is encoded by the coding sequence ATGCCTCGTGAAAACAGCTCGCCATCTGAACCTACCTCGTCTTCGTTAAACCATCTGCCCCCGCAACAGGCTAAGCTTGCTCAATCTGTATCTTTTAGCCAGCTTGGGCTCACTAAGGCGTTAGTCACTGCTTTACCTAAGGCACTTGTCAGTGCCACAGACATTCAGCGACTTGCCATTCCAGCGGGGCTTAAGGGTAAGGATGTGTTGGCATTAGCCCAGACGGGTAGCGGTAAAACCTTAGCCTTTGGCTTGGTAATATTAGAAAAGCTGTTGTTGCAGGCAAAAGAGAAAAGCGTGGCGCAAGATAAGCCCAGTGCCTTAGTCATAGTGCCCACCAGAGAACTAGCTCAGCAAGTTCATCATGAGCTGAATACCGTGGCGATGAAGCTAAACCTGACTAGCGCCATAGTGTGCGGCGGCGCTGACCTAGATAAGCAAATTGATGCCTTAGCGCAGGGGCCACAGCTGTTGATAGCGACCCCTGGTCGGCTGCTGGCATTAGTGCAAGAGAAAGCCGTGAGCTTAAGTGACATCAAACACTTAGTGCTCGATGAAGCTGACCGTTTATTGGAAATGGGCTTTTGGCCTGACATTCAAAAAATTATCGCCTTCATACCCGCTAATTGCCAAAAGTTGCTGTTTTCGGCGACCTTGCCAGTACCCTTGAGAGAACTTGCCGACAGTTTGCTGTACAAACCCCAGCGGATTGAAGCCAAGGCTGCCAGTACCCAAGTGGCAGAAATCGAAGAGCGGGCCTATTTAGTCAATAAAGGCAGCAAGGCTCAGGCGCTGATCGCTCTGCTAAAAGATGCCCCGCTGAAACAAGCAGGCAATAAACAAACAGGCATTAAACAGCCATCGCTGCAGACCTTAGTCTTTATTAATGGTAAGGATGATGCCGACAGCCTAGCCAAAAAGCTCAACAAGGCAGGGCTGAATGCCAAAGCCCTCCATGGTGATAAAGAGCAAAACATCCGTGAGCAAACACTGGCAGAATTTAAGCAAGGCACAGTCACAGTGCTAGTGGCCACAGATTTACTGGCAAGAGGGATACATTTGTCAGAGTTGCCCCAAGTGATTAACTTTGCCTTGCCAGAGTCTGGGGCCACCTACGTGCACCGTATTGGCCGCACCGGCCGTGCAGGGGCTAAAGGCTTAGCGATTTCGCTGGTGTGCCATGGGGAGTCTCAATACCTTGAGGCAATAGAAGCCTTTACTCAAAGACCGCTAAGGCTCGATGCTTTAGCAGGGTTTCCTGTCACAGATAAACCTGCCCCAGAAACGGCGGCTAATGCTCGTCATACCGACAAACCTAAGCGTGCCCCAAGGGATAAACAGGCTAATCGACGCAGCATGAACAAGAAGAGCATTAAAGACTTTCAAAGCAAAAAGTAA
- the dinB gene encoding DNA polymerase IV, translated as MRKIIHIDMDCYFAAVEMRDFPEFKGKPLAVGGRSDRRGVISTCNYEARKFGVRSAMSSHKALQLCPDLVLVPGRMDVYKSVSAQIRSVFARYTDIIEPLSLDEAYLDVTDSPHCKGSATLMAKAIREEIFELTGLTASAGIAPIKFLAKIASDLNKPNGQYLITPERIPAFVKDLPLIKIPGVGKVTAAKLEALGLLNCQDVQQYPKDKLIHAFGKFGVVLIDRAHGIDPRALSMDRLRKSVGVETTLAQDIYSLEQCHQILPGLIQELGSRCAKSAKQRQIHKQVVKLKFSDFKQTTIEHRSDELNINLFYELLSQALARSQGRGIRLLGVSVGLSDNQVNEHAPSFYGAQLDLGL; from the coding sequence ATGCGTAAGATCATTCATATCGATATGGACTGCTATTTTGCCGCCGTTGAAATGCGTGACTTTCCTGAATTTAAAGGAAAACCTTTGGCCGTGGGTGGCCGAAGTGATCGCCGAGGTGTCATCAGTACCTGTAATTATGAGGCAAGAAAATTTGGGGTGCGCTCGGCCATGTCGAGCCACAAGGCTTTGCAGCTTTGCCCTGACTTGGTATTAGTGCCAGGTCGGATGGACGTCTACAAGTCAGTCTCAGCGCAAATACGTAGCGTGTTTGCCCGCTACACAGACATCATAGAGCCCCTGTCCTTGGATGAAGCCTATCTGGACGTCACAGACAGCCCTCACTGTAAAGGCAGCGCTACCCTGATGGCGAAGGCCATACGTGAAGAGATATTCGAACTCACAGGGCTCACGGCTTCAGCCGGCATAGCACCGATTAAATTTTTAGCCAAAATTGCCTCAGATTTAAATAAACCCAATGGCCAATACTTGATTACCCCAGAACGAATCCCGGCGTTCGTGAAAGACTTACCCTTAATTAAAATTCCTGGGGTAGGCAAGGTCACCGCAGCCAAACTCGAAGCCTTGGGCCTGCTTAATTGCCAAGATGTGCAGCAATACCCAAAAGATAAACTGATCCATGCCTTTGGTAAGTTTGGCGTTGTGTTAATCGATCGCGCCCATGGCATAGACCCTAGGGCCCTGAGTATGGATAGGCTGCGAAAATCTGTAGGGGTAGAAACCACCTTAGCCCAAGATATTTATAGCCTAGAGCAATGCCATCAAATTCTGCCAGGGCTTATTCAAGAGCTGGGCAGCCGCTGTGCTAAGAGCGCTAAACAGAGGCAAATTCACAAGCAAGTGGTGAAACTTAAGTTTTCAGACTTTAAGCAAACCACCATAGAGCACAGAAGTGATGAGCTAAACATTAACTTGTTTTACGAGTTACTGTCCCAAGCGTTAGCCCGCAGTCAAGGCCGTGGCATTCGCTTATTGGGGGTGAGTGTGGGCCTGAGTGATAACCAAGTCAATGAGCACGCGCCTTCCTTTTACGGCGCCCAGCTTGATTTAGGTCTGTAA
- a CDS encoding helix-turn-helix domain-containing protein, whose amino-acid sequence MNSDNVIVNMELKKDLLIAEREARAWSQSHLAEVTGLSLRTIQRIEKSGTASLESVKSLASVFEMSIDELKADIDEPTASNVSADSQGGLKSPSTLNTGDDLMGNPSTDNSGANNWLKHWFKKSSTQANIIHLSLLVPILSLGLYLLWVDSEAIQWVHHLRDAIFSSTISQTRLDKISFILLIIAVGLPCLLPGVIYDAITRKGMFSKTMHK is encoded by the coding sequence ATGAATTCAGATAATGTAATAGTGAATATGGAATTAAAAAAAGATCTACTTATCGCAGAGCGCGAAGCCAGGGCCTGGAGTCAAAGTCATTTGGCGGAAGTCACGGGCTTAAGCTTACGCACTATACAGAGGATTGAAAAATCAGGAACGGCTTCATTGGAGTCGGTTAAATCTTTAGCTTCTGTGTTTGAAATGAGCATTGATGAGCTTAAGGCGGATATCGATGAGCCTACAGCAAGCAATGTGAGTGCTGACTCACAAGGTGGACTTAAGTCTCCTTCGACGCTTAACACTGGCGATGACCTTATGGGTAACCCAAGCACTGATAACAGCGGGGCAAACAACTGGTTGAAGCATTGGTTTAAAAAAAGCAGCACTCAGGCCAATATCATCCACTTAAGCCTATTAGTGCCAATATTGTCATTGGGCCTATATTTATTATGGGTGGACAGTGAGGCGATACAATGGGTTCATCACTTACGTGATGCCATTTTTAGCAGCACGATTTCCCAAACACGATTAGATAAGATCAGTTTCATCCTGTTAATTATAGCCGTGGGGCTGCCTTGCCTATTGCCGGGTGTTATCTATGATGCCATCACAAGAAAAGGCATGTTTAGCAAGACGATGCACAAGTAA
- a CDS encoding DUF1501 domain-containing protein, with amino-acid sequence MNNFTRRDFLSLCLKGSVSMAALSSLQLQAMTGMVNSGQLNDYKALVCVFLFGGSDSLNMLIPLEGEPLKAYLASRQNLAVSSPLALSPTSPVDGGIGFHPALAPLVPIFNQQRLGVVPAVGSLISPLSLSQYQQGGAQVPKFLFSHNDQQATWMQGREKSSLNYGWGGRLLEILEQNTNFAANISLGGNNLWQTAPNTRPFAMSQSGVTKIHAFNGGGNKTLAFRAQLEQMLAAASHPLGASYSDKLSQSITNTEMLNLSLANATNLDNLFSDTSLSNQLKAVAKTLSVQPQLNVGRQVFFVTMGGFDTHDNQVTTQPALLGQLAQGLAEFDAALSQLNLQDSVTSFTMSDFGRTLSSNGDGTDHGWAGNQLVMGGAVKGGEIYGQVLQQALKSQYDVGGGRLIPQIANEQYFATLANWFGASSSSLNDLFPNLSNFNQQTLPIFAS; translated from the coding sequence ATGAATAACTTTACCCGACGCGATTTCCTCTCACTCTGTCTTAAAGGTTCGGTCTCCATGGCGGCCTTAAGCAGCCTGCAACTGCAGGCCATGACTGGCATGGTCAATAGCGGTCAACTTAACGACTACAAGGCGCTAGTCTGTGTGTTCCTGTTTGGCGGCAGTGATTCATTGAATATGCTTATCCCGTTAGAAGGTGAGCCCCTCAAGGCCTATTTAGCCAGCAGGCAAAACCTAGCGGTAAGCTCCCCACTGGCGTTATCTCCCACAAGCCCTGTGGATGGCGGCATTGGTTTTCACCCCGCCCTCGCCCCCTTGGTGCCGATATTTAATCAACAGCGACTGGGGGTCGTTCCCGCTGTGGGCAGTTTAATTAGTCCCTTGAGCCTGAGCCAATACCAACAAGGCGGCGCACAAGTCCCTAAGTTTTTGTTTTCTCACAACGATCAGCAAGCCACTTGGATGCAAGGCCGGGAAAAATCTAGCCTAAATTACGGGTGGGGCGGCCGATTACTTGAGATACTAGAGCAAAACACTAACTTTGCCGCCAATATCTCCCTTGGAGGTAATAACTTGTGGCAAACTGCGCCCAACACCCGCCCTTTTGCCATGAGTCAGTCTGGGGTCACTAAGATACATGCCTTTAATGGCGGCGGGAATAAAACCTTAGCGTTTAGAGCACAGCTGGAGCAAATGCTGGCCGCGGCTAGCCATCCATTGGGGGCCAGTTACAGCGACAAATTAAGTCAATCTATCACCAATACTGAGATGCTTAACCTAAGCCTAGCCAATGCCACTAATCTGGATAATCTCTTTAGTGATACGTCACTATCGAATCAACTTAAAGCCGTGGCTAAGACCTTATCTGTGCAGCCACAGCTTAATGTCGGCAGACAAGTGTTTTTCGTGACAATGGGAGGGTTTGACACTCACGACAACCAAGTCACCACGCAACCGGCCCTCTTAGGACAGCTCGCCCAAGGGTTAGCAGAGTTTGATGCCGCCCTCAGCCAGCTTAATTTACAGGACAGTGTAACAAGCTTTACCATGTCTGATTTTGGCCGCACCTTAAGCTCAAATGGCGATGGTACAGATCATGGCTGGGCGGGCAATCAACTGGTGATGGGCGGGGCGGTAAAAGGCGGCGAGATCTATGGGCAAGTGCTGCAGCAAGCATTAAAGAGTCAATATGATGTGGGCGGTGGCAGGCTTATTCCCCAAATAGCCAATGAGCAATACTTTGCTACCTTAGCCAATTGGTTTGGTGCATCCAGTAGTAGCCTGAATGATCTTTTTCCTAATCTAAGCAACTTTAACCAGCAAACACTGCCCATATTTGCCAGCTAG
- a CDS encoding DUF1800 domain-containing protein, with protein sequence MASNSYSYQLLFSAMLLLSACGGGSDDSASEPNSAPITPQPTAQAPVVNVIPLASPARQGTAITISVTASDADGIKSYLWQQIAGPSLVLSKTDEASLTFTPVVTDVIRSDQYSFRVQVTDNQGNSTNADIDVEAKRAMTDKQAGRLLHQATLGPTSADLNHATGISEHEWIAQQIALPASLHSPLLENYPGKDAPAQINRLDAWWKASLTAPDQLRQRVAFALSEIFVVSDANNALKSEPEGMTGYYDLLLQHAFGNYRDLLEAVTLSPVMGSYLSHLGNEKANTELNIRPDENFAREVMQLFTIGLKQLNLDGSPILSSTGEPIASYSQTEIEGFAHVFTGWTFAASARWNRPSRNFVLPMEPWEDFHSQEEKSLLNGTVLAGGQAAKQDLTQALDNLFDHPNVGPFIGQQLIQRLVTSNPSPQYIQRIAQVFNDNGQGVRGDLGATISAILLDDEARQTIGSLQYFGKIREPLLRTTHLWRELNAASPSGRYFTWSLDDSHGQTPLGSPSVFNFFRPDYQSADLLPLDLVAPELQIANDAALIGQFNSQYGGLVWNIKELSQNPSENRIMVSLQTHVDILQQQGLEALLNHYDRVYFSSSMTAEFKERLRQIHDIWKSSSQYQQVAYLLFTITISPDYLVQY encoded by the coding sequence ATGGCATCTAACTCCTATTCATATCAGCTTTTATTCAGTGCAATGCTACTGCTCAGTGCATGTGGTGGTGGCTCGGATGATAGCGCATCTGAACCAAATTCTGCCCCCATCACCCCGCAGCCAACAGCCCAGGCTCCTGTAGTGAATGTCATTCCGCTGGCAAGCCCAGCTCGCCAAGGTACGGCGATTACCATCAGCGTTACGGCAAGCGATGCCGATGGCATCAAGAGTTACTTATGGCAACAAATTGCAGGACCAAGCCTTGTTTTGAGCAAGACAGATGAAGCGAGTTTAACCTTCACCCCAGTGGTGACTGATGTCATTCGCTCAGATCAGTACAGTTTCAGGGTGCAAGTGACAGATAATCAAGGCAATAGCACCAATGCTGATATTGACGTAGAAGCCAAGCGCGCCATGACAGATAAACAAGCGGGACGTTTATTGCATCAAGCCACATTAGGCCCCACTAGTGCTGACTTAAATCACGCCACCGGCATTAGTGAACACGAATGGATAGCCCAGCAGATAGCCCTGCCCGCTAGCCTACATTCGCCTTTGTTAGAAAACTACCCTGGCAAGGATGCCCCCGCGCAAATTAATCGTCTCGATGCCTGGTGGAAAGCCTCACTCACGGCGCCGGATCAATTGCGTCAGCGCGTGGCGTTCGCCTTAAGTGAAATTTTTGTGGTCTCAGATGCGAACAACGCCTTGAAGAGTGAGCCTGAGGGCATGACAGGCTATTATGATTTACTGCTTCAGCACGCCTTTGGCAATTACCGCGATTTACTCGAGGCGGTGACCTTGTCCCCTGTGATGGGCAGTTATTTAAGCCATTTAGGCAATGAAAAAGCCAATACAGAACTCAATATACGCCCCGATGAAAACTTTGCTCGCGAGGTCATGCAGCTCTTCACCATAGGCCTTAAGCAATTAAATCTCGACGGTAGCCCAATACTGTCAAGCACAGGTGAGCCAATAGCCAGCTACAGCCAAACAGAAATAGAAGGCTTTGCCCATGTGTTTACCGGCTGGACGTTTGCCGCCAGTGCCCGTTGGAATAGACCCAGCCGTAATTTCGTTCTGCCCATGGAGCCTTGGGAGGATTTTCATTCCCAAGAAGAAAAAAGTTTACTGAATGGAACTGTCCTTGCGGGCGGGCAAGCGGCCAAACAAGATTTAACCCAAGCCTTAGATAATCTGTTTGACCACCCCAATGTGGGGCCTTTTATCGGTCAGCAGCTTATTCAACGTTTAGTCACCTCAAACCCTAGCCCGCAATATATTCAAAGAATTGCCCAGGTATTTAATGATAACGGTCAAGGTGTTCGCGGTGATTTGGGCGCCACCATTAGCGCTATCTTGCTCGATGATGAGGCCCGTCAGACCATTGGAAGCTTGCAATATTTTGGTAAAATTCGTGAGCCTTTACTGCGTACAACCCACCTGTGGCGCGAGCTTAACGCAGCAAGCCCCAGTGGACGTTACTTTACTTGGTCCTTAGATGACAGCCACGGTCAGACGCCGTTAGGCTCACCTTCAGTGTTCAACTTCTTTAGGCCCGATTATCAAAGTGCCGATCTCCTGCCGTTAGATTTAGTCGCCCCAGAGCTTCAAATCGCCAATGACGCTGCCTTGATTGGCCAATTCAACAGCCAATACGGTGGGCTTGTGTGGAACATCAAGGAGCTGAGTCAAAATCCTAGCGAAAATCGCATTATGGTAAGCCTGCAAACTCACGTGGATATCTTGCAGCAACAGGGGCTTGAAGCACTGCTCAACCACTATGACAGGGTGTATTTCAGCTCCTCTATGACGGCGGAGTTCAAGGAGCGTTTAAGGCAAATCCACGATATTTGGAAATCATCATCTCAGTATCAACAAGTGGCTTACCTCTTGTTTACCATTACGATTTCACCCGATTATCTAGTGCAGTACTAA
- a CDS encoding AEC family transporter, whose amino-acid sequence MSPTLTPIAAVFGIMLLGAIVQKSKLLPSDSDNILNQYVYYVAFPAIMFIALAQTPFASITQWGFICALSLSMVFTYVIALGLSYWANPEKSALAAIRALNATFGNTAFIGIPLLGMLFPDDKSALVAAAIASLLSVVMFAFALVSIEIATSKALTGKKTDQHQIQASHPLMIMLHALGSNPIVIASALGVGVSAAALNLPESLSQMLHQVGNTSSPCALFAIGMVLTKAMHRDSGSLRWDKAFIIELNLINFLKLILQPLTAYALLSLFKVEGQWLTMGVILASLPTAASVYLLAQRYQVHTSQSAFAILISTVLTFISLPIIESLLSKGF is encoded by the coding sequence ATGAGCCCAACTCTCACCCCCATAGCCGCAGTTTTTGGCATTATGCTACTTGGGGCCATAGTTCAAAAAAGTAAACTGCTCCCCAGCGACAGCGACAACATACTCAATCAATATGTGTACTATGTGGCGTTTCCCGCCATCATGTTTATCGCCTTAGCCCAGACCCCGTTCGCCTCCATTACTCAGTGGGGTTTTATCTGCGCCTTAAGCCTTAGCATGGTGTTCACCTATGTGATTGCCCTAGGGCTATCTTATTGGGCCAACCCTGAAAAATCGGCACTTGCCGCGATCCGGGCCCTGAATGCCACCTTTGGCAATACCGCCTTTATTGGCATTCCCTTACTGGGCATGTTATTTCCCGATGACAAAAGTGCCTTAGTGGCTGCCGCTATCGCCAGTTTATTGTCTGTTGTCATGTTTGCCTTTGCCTTAGTGAGCATAGAAATCGCCACCAGTAAGGCATTAACGGGCAAAAAAACTGACCAACATCAGATCCAAGCCTCCCATCCTTTAATGATCATGCTGCACGCGCTAGGCTCAAACCCCATAGTGATTGCCAGTGCCTTGGGGGTTGGAGTCTCTGCAGCCGCCCTAAATCTCCCCGAGAGCCTCAGCCAGATGTTGCACCAAGTGGGTAACACTTCAAGCCCTTGCGCCCTCTTTGCCATAGGCATGGTGCTTACCAAAGCCATGCACAGAGACTCAGGTAGCCTTCGCTGGGATAAGGCATTCATCATAGAGCTTAATCTGATTAATTTTCTTAAGCTCATCCTTCAACCTTTAACGGCCTATGCATTACTCAGCCTATTTAAGGTTGAGGGTCAATGGCTCACCATGGGAGTGATTTTAGCGTCATTGCCTACAGCGGCGAGCGTGTATTTATTGGCTCAGCGCTATCAAGTTCACACATCCCAGAGCGCCTTTGCCATCTTGATAAGCACAGTGCTAACCTTCATCAGTTTGCCTATCATTGAAAGCCTGTTATCTAAGGGGTTTTAA